One Clostridium estertheticum DNA segment encodes these proteins:
- a CDS encoding RHS repeat-associated core domain-containing protein → MNLNGVEYYYIRNAQGDIIGLNDKAGTQVVSYVYDAWGKVVSTTGTLASTVGVKNPYLYRGYRYDTETGLYYLQSRYYSPEWGRFINADRNLGTPAELLSHNLFAYCGNNPINKIDQDGESWGALLAGVGAIFSIPAGIATVITVAAIALAAVAIYTIVNIAVQGYRNTHITYTSGSSSSGSTGSTSTGGGGPSSPKNNGNKVKKIVKQMHHLLTNKSKTYTPQITAVIAKYNLDLNREWNLEYMEHIGRHCNKYHDYMLEAITAIDELANGDTQKFLSGFNIVKDYIIKNPDKLYNKGW, encoded by the coding sequence ATGAACTTAAATGGTGTAGAATACTACTATATAAGAAATGCTCAGGGAGATATTATAGGACTTAATGATAAAGCTGGAACTCAGGTAGTAAGCTACGTATATGATGCATGGGGTAAAGTAGTATCAACTACAGGTACGCTTGCTTCAACTGTAGGAGTTAAGAATCCATATCTTTATAGAGGGTATAGGTATGATACTGAGACTGGGTTATATTATCTACAATCTAGATATTATAGTCCAGAATGGGGTAGGTTTATTAATGCAGATAGGAATTTGGGTACACCAGCCGAATTGCTTTCGCATAACTTGTTTGCCTACTGTGGAAATAATCCAATAAATAAAATTGATCAGGATGGTGAATCTTGGGGAGCATTATTAGCTGGAGTAGGTGCTATATTTTCAATTCCAGCAGGAATAGCAACTGTAATAACAGTTGCAGCAATAGCCCTAGCTGCTGTGGCTATATATACAATAGTGAATATAGCAGTACAAGGATATAGAAATACCCACATTACTTACACTAGTGGTTCATCATCAAGTGGTAGCACAGGAAGCACTTCTACTGGAGGAGGAGGTCCATCTTCACCAAAGAATAATGGAAATAAGGTTAAAAAAATAGTGAAACAAATGCATCACCTCTTGACTAATAAAAGCAAGACATACACTCCTCAAATAACTGCAGTAATTGCAAAATATAATTTAGATTTAAATCGTGAATGGAATTTAGAATACATGGAACATATAGGTAGACATTGTAATAAATATCATGATTATATGTTGGAAGCTATTACTGCTATTGATGAACTAGCTAATGGAGATACACAGAAATTTTTGTCGGGATTTAATATAGTTAAAGACTATATAATTAAAAATCCAGATAAGTTATATAATAAAGGTTGGTAA
- a CDS encoding RHS repeat-associated core domain-containing protein, with amino-acid sequence MNGSNYKYVYDASERLVNIIEKLTANPSVRNVMNYDYDIESNLKTFRENVNGFGHINSYEYDKDSKITDIFYNNPYKNDGNVENFPLNGTTTGTLGTKPYNESADSTGKTVLVPNSTTKILYDLGLKKEEGTLGTWFNTAGLASTRYLIASEGKNGSALHMYLKADNKLAFAVRDSAGAWKELIVSTIAASSNVWHYGAFDWNYNSGTLSYSLNLDGQDYSGTIAISTIKDFSGATTAVGGHNSGAYQLNGNLEQFSYYAKALTTTEITDIYNKGRGNGVKYLYDSIGRLKDRTISTGTLNNQSLKTSYEYQPGKVVATKTSTTTQVKSIDNDGKKIEYTYDKNGNIETITENTKVIKYYYNELNELTREDNQVLDKTIAYSYDVGGNIKSKTEYPYTTGTLGTATKTYAYAYGDANWKDKLTSFDAKAITYDEIGNPLTYGGDTYTWEQGRQLAGKTGNGKDVTFKYNDSGIRTQKTVNGVTTNYHLVGDKVTYEENSTDKIYYTYDNSEHLVSMNLNNVEYYYIRNVQGDIIGLNDKAGTQVVSYVYDAWGKLVSTTGTLASTVGVKNPYLYRGYRYDTETGLYYLQSRYYNADWGRFINADGVIGQTGELLGHNVFDYCKNNPTTLKDPSGFRPVLTEGEETEEMIEASLATMSSTNMYNYQKKHKYDNLKNDVKSAAITGGLPGAADTLTASYLSTLRNSTTLVNNSQQSLNGGGVSIEYTTVVESKPWLNAVTKGYKYAGGAATAVAFGYCVWDNNHYNHPAGRDVVDGLGIGACVLIGLALAPLELPILVGVGAGALAGFGVSMGTSWIKRKLFD; translated from the coding sequence GTGAATGGGAGTAATTATAAATATGTCTATGATGCTTCAGAAAGACTTGTAAATATTATAGAAAAATTAACTGCCAATCCAAGTGTTAGAAATGTGATGAACTATGATTATGACATAGAAAGTAATTTAAAGACGTTTAGGGAAAATGTAAATGGTTTTGGACATATAAATTCCTATGAATATGATAAAGACAGTAAAATAACAGATATATTCTACAATAATCCTTATAAAAATGATGGAAACGTAGAGAATTTCCCGCTAAATGGTACAACCACAGGTACATTGGGAACCAAACCATATAATGAAAGTGCAGACAGTACAGGCAAAACAGTTTTAGTACCAAATTCAACCACAAAGATTCTATATGACTTGGGACTAAAAAAGGAGGAAGGAACTCTTGGAACTTGGTTTAATACAGCAGGGCTAGCATCTACGAGATATTTAATAGCATCTGAAGGAAAAAATGGATCTGCACTTCATATGTATTTAAAAGCAGATAATAAACTGGCATTTGCAGTTAGAGACAGTGCAGGAGCCTGGAAGGAACTAATAGTGTCAACTATTGCTGCTTCATCAAATGTATGGCATTATGGAGCATTTGATTGGAATTATAATAGTGGTACATTAAGTTATAGTTTGAATTTAGATGGTCAAGATTACTCAGGTACCATAGCAATTTCAACAATTAAAGACTTTAGTGGTGCAACAACTGCAGTAGGAGGGCATAATTCAGGAGCCTATCAACTTAATGGTAACCTTGAACAATTTAGCTACTATGCAAAAGCTCTTACAACAACAGAAATAACTGATATATATAATAAAGGAAGAGGAAATGGTGTAAAATATCTATATGATTCCATAGGAAGATTAAAGGATAGAACTATTTCTACAGGTACACTAAATAATCAAAGCTTAAAAACAAGTTATGAATATCAACCAGGAAAGGTAGTAGCTACTAAAACATCAACTACTACACAAGTAAAATCAATAGACAACGATGGAAAGAAAATAGAATACACATATGACAAGAATGGAAATATAGAAACTATAACTGAAAATACAAAAGTGATAAAATATTACTATAATGAGCTAAATGAGCTTACGCGTGAAGATAATCAAGTATTAGACAAAACTATTGCTTACAGCTATGATGTAGGTGGGAATATCAAATCCAAGACAGAATATCCATACACAACAGGAACACTCGGCACTGCAACTAAAACTTATGCCTATGCTTATGGTGATGCAAACTGGAAGGATAAATTAACCTCCTTTGATGCAAAAGCAATAACCTATGATGAAATAGGAAATCCACTAACTTATGGTGGAGATACCTACACATGGGAACAGGGTAGACAGCTAGCAGGAAAGACTGGAAATGGTAAAGATGTAACTTTCAAATACAATGATTCGGGCATTAGGACTCAAAAAACAGTAAATGGAGTTACAACAAATTATCATTTAGTAGGAGATAAGGTAACTTACGAGGAGAATAGTACAGATAAGATATATTATACCTATGACAATTCAGAACATCTTGTAAGTATGAACTTAAATAATGTAGAATACTACTATATAAGAAATGTTCAGGGAGATATCATAGGACTTAATGATAAAGCTGGAACTCAGGTAGTAAGCTATGTATATGATGCATGGGGTAAATTAGTATCAACTACAGGTACACTTGCTTCAACTGTAGGAGTTAAGAATCCATATCTTTATAGAGGGTATAGGTATGATACCGAGACTGGATTGTATTATTTGCAAAGTAGGTATTATAATGCGGATTGGGGTAGATTTATTAATGCTGATGGAGTAATAGGACAAACAGGAGAATTATTAGGACATAACGTGTTTGATTATTGTAAGAATAATCCTACTACTTTGAAGGATCCATCGGGGTTTAGACCAGTGTTGACGGAAGGTGAAGAAACTGAGGAAATGATAGAGGCTTCACTTGCGACTATGTCTAGTACAAATATGTATAATTATCAAAAGAAACATAAATATGATAATTTAAAAAATGATGTTAAATCAGCTGCTATTACTGGAGGTTTACCCGGTGCGGCAGATACTTTAACGGCTAGTTATTTATCAACATTACGAAATAGTACGACACTGGTTAACAATTCTCAACAGTCACTTAATGGCGGTGGAGTCTCAATTGAATATACCACAGTTGTAGAATCAAAACCGTGGTTAAATGCTGTAACTAAAGGTTATAAATATGCGGGAGGTGCTGCAACAGCAGTTGCATTTGGTTATTGTGTTTGGGATAATAATCATTATAATCATCCAGCTGGAAGAGACGTAGTTGACGGACTTGGAATTGGTGCTTGTGTTCTAATTGGACTTGCTTTAGCTCCATTAGAATTACCTATATTAGTAGGAGTAGGAGCTGGCGCACTTGCAGGGTTTGGTGTTTCAATGGGTACATCATGGATAAAGAGAAAATTATTTGATTAA
- a CDS encoding Imm43 family immunity protein — MNYFTLQYDMKKYERNGVMAYHSELYGIGMHDIIRGNHLYNWDKRITFNYTPDNGSEITDYICNDFRWLIVSNKFREAFENAHMTGIQYLPLSIINKETGIALGEYYVANICNLIEAVDMGQSEYIELMPGKYVFASFAVKEDKINSFDIFRLKEYNVSILLSEKFKNIIKINKLTGFNFTKVKVV; from the coding sequence ATGAACTATTTTACATTGCAATATGATATGAAAAAGTATGAAAGAAATGGTGTTATGGCTTACCATAGTGAGTTATACGGCATTGGTATGCATGACATTATTAGAGGTAATCATCTTTATAATTGGGATAAACGAATCACATTTAATTATACACCAGATAACGGGAGTGAAATTACAGACTATATTTGTAATGATTTTAGGTGGCTTATAGTATCAAATAAGTTTAGAGAGGCTTTTGAAAATGCTCATATGACTGGCATACAATATTTACCGCTAAGTATTATTAATAAAGAAACAGGAATAGCGCTAGGGGAATACTATGTAGCTAATATATGTAATTTGATAGAAGCAGTTGATATGGGGCAGTCTGAGTATATTGAATTAATGCCTGGTAAATATGTGTTTGCATCATTTGCAGTAAAGGAAGATAAAATAAATAGTTTTGATATTTTTAGACTAAAAGAATATAATGTGTCAATATTATTATCTGAAAAATTTAAAAATATAATAAAAATTAATAAATTAACAGGATTTAATTTTACTAAAGTAAAAGTGGTATAA